Proteins found in one Sorghum bicolor cultivar BTx623 chromosome 1, Sorghum_bicolor_NCBIv3, whole genome shotgun sequence genomic segment:
- the LOC110431839 gene encoding uncharacterized protein LOC110431839, with amino-acid sequence MSQIDQLASAAKSAAGVENVSSVTTRGGKTTRDPPNPNHGTAKTPRQQEQTSAEPVDPQDESSDEEPTPEVYGDTTAEPVDPQDESSDEEPTPEVYGDTMMLPFPTRWRKKRKDGEEQFLRFVEMVEKTNVSVPLMDVLHIPSYAKFIKDIINNKRPLPSVEVVKLTEECSTAILNHLPVEKQDLGCPTITCSIGTQYFDHALCDLRASVSVMPKSVFDRPNFTNLEPTNMTL; translated from the coding sequence ATGTCTCAGATAGATCAGCTTGCTTCTGCTGCTAAGTCTGCTGCTGGTGTTGAAAATGTTAGTTCGGTGACCAcgagagggggtaagaccactcgtgatccaCCCAACCCTAACCATGGTACAGCTAAGACTCCGCGTCAACAAGAACAAACATCTGCTGAGCCGGTTGATCCTCAAGACGAATCATCAGATGAGGAACCGACTCCAGAAGTTTATGGGGACACCACTGCTGAGCCAGTTGATCctcaagatgaatcatcagatGAGGAACCGACTCCAGAAGTTTATGGGGACACCATGATGCTTCCTTTCCCCACCAggtggaggaagaagaggaaggaCGGAGAAGAGCAATTTCTCCGCTTTGTGGAAATGGTCGAGAAAACAAACGTCAGCGTCCCGCTGATGGATGTCTTGCACATACCATCCTATGCTAAGTTTATCAAGGATATCATCAACAACAAGCGACCATTACCCTCCGTAGAAGttgtcaagctgacagaagagtgTAGCACAGCTATACTCAACCATCTACCTGTGGAGAAGCAAGATCTTGGGTGCCCCACAATTACATGCTCAATAGGCACCCAATATTTTGATCATGCCTTATGTGATCTTAGGGCGAGTGTGAGCGTCATGCCGAAATCGGTCTTTGATAGGCCAAACTTCACCAACTTGGAACCAACCAACATGACACTCTAG